The window CACTGAAACCGCCGACGACTTGTAAAAATAAAGGTTCACGATATTCGACTTCTAATTTCATGATTTGTGCCTGAAGCCACTCTTGCTGGTGATGGGGGTCGTCGTTGACCTTCGCATCATTGCCATAGTCATCGATATCAACTAAATCAAATTGTTTGCGTTCGAATCGGCGTGCATTTTCTCGTCTTAAAATAGTAATAAGCCAAGACTTCGCTGCTTTTTCGTCCAATAGGCTATCCAGAGATTTCCATGCACGAAGACAGGTTTCCTGAACCAAATCTTCGGCAACCGCTTTGTCTTTACTGAGCCAGTAAGCATAGCGATATAAATCACGATGGTAGCCCCGAACGAGCGATTCATATTTTCTTTGTTTGTCCATATCAGAGTTGACCGGACTGTTGGAATTTTTCTTTCCAAACATTTTTAACATGGCTGCAAGAGCCTCCATTTTGATGAAACCAGTATAGTGTGGCCATTTGGATAGACATTCAGAGTTTAGCAGCCTCAACGATTCGTTTGTGATTGAATAATTAGCAGAGTGAACGTTTAAGACGCTAATAGAGAATCAGTGGGCAGACGATTTATTTGGATGGTTGAAGAAAATAGATCGTCTGAGCAGCGCTAAATCAATATAAAATTGATCTATTTCAAAAACTCGCTCAGTGAAGCGGTTATAGTTACTCCTGTCATCTCGTTAGTCCTTGTGACTAACATGTTGAGCAAGATGACACTTCCTTTTGAAGGCTGACTTTACTTTCTCCTAATCAGGAAACTGATTAATGTTCAATTGGCGTAAGTTAATTGTTTTATAGATATTCCGACCACACAGTTCTGTGTGGTTTTTTTTTACCTCAATTTCTCTTTACCAACCCAGTTGGTATTCAACGATCTTCATTGTTCATAGTCTGTTAATCGTGCGGCCTACATAATGTGTTCCTTCAGAATCAAGGCCAAAACTTACATTTACCTTAGTATCAAATAGGTAATCAATCTTTATCACACTTAGCTAAAAGTTTACTTAAATCCATGTATTAGGTGACTTAGAGTGATTGTAACGTTTTAAAATCGCCATTGGTTGTGGTTTAGAGTAATTGATCTACTCGCTTCACGTTTATCTAAATGCACCTTTGATAATTTTAACAAGTTGATTACAATGAATCAGGTCAGACCTCTTATTAATTAAGGAGAAACAATGGGCAAGCAGGAAGTAAAGACGCGTCATGGTGAACGCGTTGCTATTGTCGCAGGGCTTCGAACTCCCTTTGCTCGTCAAAGCACGGAATTTAGCCAAGTGCCAGCGGTTGATTTAGGGAAAATGGTAGTAAGTGAAATGCTTGCTCG is drawn from uncultured Vibrio sp. and contains these coding sequences:
- a CDS encoding sigma-70 family RNA polymerase sigma factor, with product MEALAAMLKMFGKKNSNSPVNSDMDKQRKYESLVRGYHRDLYRYAYWLSKDKAVAEDLVQETCLRAWKSLDSLLDEKAAKSWLITILRRENARRFERKQFDLVDIDDYGNDAKVNDDPHHQQEWLQAQIMKLEVEYREPLFLQVVGGFSGEEIGDILELNKNTVMTRLFRARNQLKEMLDSQDTKRGQKNG